A DNA window from Haloactinospora alba contains the following coding sequences:
- the pdxS gene encoding pyridoxal 5'-phosphate synthase lyase subunit PdxS — translation MANANTDENVTDSTVGTTRVKRGMAEQLKNGVIMDVVTPEQAKIAEDAGAVAVMALERVPADIRADGGVARMSDPDMIDGIIEAVSIPVMAKARIGHFVEAQVLQSLGIDFVDESEVLTPADEAHHVDKWGFTVPFVCGATNLGEALRRIAEGAAMIRSKGEAGTGNVVEATRHMRAIRAEIHRLGTLDGAELFGAAKELAAPYEVVREVARLGKLPVPLFSAGGVATPADAALMRQLGAESVFVGSGIFKSNDPGKRADAIVQATLHYNDAEVIAKVSRGLGGAMVGINVDNLDESQRYSERGW, via the coding sequence GTGGCCAACGCCAACACTGATGAGAACGTAACCGACAGCACGGTCGGTACCACCCGCGTTAAACGGGGCATGGCAGAACAGCTCAAGAACGGCGTGATCATGGATGTGGTCACCCCCGAGCAGGCCAAGATCGCCGAGGACGCCGGTGCCGTCGCGGTTATGGCGCTGGAGCGGGTGCCCGCCGACATCCGTGCGGACGGCGGGGTCGCCCGCATGTCCGATCCGGACATGATCGACGGCATCATCGAGGCCGTGTCGATTCCGGTCATGGCCAAGGCCAGGATCGGCCACTTCGTCGAGGCCCAGGTGCTGCAGTCCCTCGGTATCGACTTCGTCGACGAGTCCGAGGTCCTCACCCCGGCGGACGAGGCGCATCACGTGGACAAATGGGGGTTCACCGTCCCGTTCGTCTGCGGTGCCACCAACCTCGGCGAGGCGTTGCGCCGTATCGCCGAGGGAGCGGCCATGATCCGTTCCAAGGGCGAGGCAGGAACCGGGAACGTCGTTGAGGCGACGCGGCACATGCGGGCCATCCGAGCGGAGATCCACCGCCTGGGAACACTGGACGGCGCTGAGTTGTTCGGGGCGGCGAAGGAGCTGGCAGCACCCTACGAGGTCGTCCGGGAGGTGGCGCGGCTCGGGAAACTCCCCGTCCCGCTGTTCTCGGCCGGAGGCGTCGCCACTCCCGCCGACGCCGCGCTGATGCGGCAGCTGGGCGCGGAGAGCGTGTTCGTGGGGTCGGGGATCTTCAAGTCCAACGATCCGGGCAAGCGCGCCGACGCGATCGTGCAGGCCACGTTGCACTACAACGATGCCGAGGTCATCGCGAAGGTGTCCCGCGGTTTGGGGGGTGCCATGGTTGGCATCAACGTCGACAACCTGGACGAGAGCCAGCGCTACTCCGAACGTGGGTGGTGA
- the pdxT gene encoding pyridoxal 5'-phosphate synthase glutaminase subunit PdxT, translating to MSTHPVIGVLALQGDTAEHVRVLEDLGVTGTEVRRRADLDAIDGLILPGGESTTMSKLAARYELLEPLRKHIGGGMPVYGTCAGMILLADRLLDEAEGQQSIGGIDMTVRRNAFGRQTESFEAPVAIDGIGEEPLEAIFIRAPWVESVADGVTVLGSVTRGGHAGRIVAVRQGPLLATSFHPELTGDTRVHRLFVDMVKGQAYS from the coding sequence TTGTCCACCCACCCCGTCATAGGTGTGTTGGCTCTGCAGGGTGACACCGCAGAGCACGTACGTGTACTGGAGGATCTCGGGGTTACCGGAACGGAGGTGCGCCGCCGTGCCGACCTCGACGCGATCGACGGTCTGATCCTCCCCGGAGGCGAGTCGACGACGATGTCCAAACTCGCCGCGCGGTACGAACTACTGGAACCGCTGCGGAAACACATCGGTGGTGGCATGCCTGTCTACGGGACGTGTGCGGGCATGATCCTGTTGGCCGACCGGCTCTTGGATGAAGCCGAAGGGCAGCAGAGCATCGGCGGCATCGACATGACCGTGCGGCGGAACGCCTTCGGCCGCCAAACCGAGTCGTTCGAGGCCCCTGTCGCGATCGATGGGATCGGCGAGGAGCCGCTGGAGGCGATTTTCATCCGCGCCCCCTGGGTGGAGTCCGTCGCGGACGGGGTCACCGTCCTCGGTTCGGTCACGCGGGGAGGCCACGCCGGTAGGATCGTCGCCGTACGGCAGGGGCCACTGCTGGCTACGTCGTTCCATCCCGAACTCACGGGGGATACGCGTGTCCACAGGCTTTTCGTCGACATGGTGAAAGGACAGGCATACTCATGA
- a CDS encoding YebC/PmpR family DNA-binding transcriptional regulator, with translation MSGHSKWATTKHKKAAIDAKRGKLFAKMVKNIEVAARTGGGDPEGNPTLLDAIQKAKKNSVPLDNIERARKRGSGEEAGGADWQNIMLEGYAPGGVALLIECLTDNRNRATSDVRMAVTRNGGSMGDPGSVSYLFSRKGVVIVPKSETTEDELTMAVLDAGAEDVNDLGESFEVVSEATDLVPVRSALQEAGIEYDSAETSFLPSVEVPLDEENARKVMRVIDALEDSDDVQNVYSNADIPDEVLEKAS, from the coding sequence ATGAGCGGCCACTCAAAGTGGGCTACCACGAAGCACAAGAAAGCCGCCATCGACGCCAAGCGAGGCAAGCTCTTCGCCAAGATGGTCAAGAACATCGAGGTGGCCGCGCGTACTGGCGGTGGCGATCCGGAGGGCAACCCGACGTTGCTCGACGCGATCCAGAAGGCGAAGAAGAACTCCGTCCCGCTGGACAACATCGAACGAGCCCGGAAACGCGGTTCCGGTGAGGAAGCAGGCGGCGCCGACTGGCAGAACATCATGTTGGAGGGCTACGCCCCGGGGGGAGTCGCCCTGCTCATCGAGTGTCTGACCGACAATCGCAACCGTGCCACCTCCGACGTGCGTATGGCCGTCACGCGTAACGGGGGGTCCATGGGTGACCCGGGCTCGGTCTCCTATCTCTTCAGCCGCAAAGGGGTCGTGATCGTCCCGAAAAGCGAAACGACCGAGGACGAGCTCACCATGGCGGTACTGGACGCCGGCGCTGAGGACGTCAACGATCTGGGGGAGTCCTTCGAGGTCGTCTCCGAAGCCACCGACCTGGTGCCGGTCCGTAGCGCGCTGCAGGAGGCCGGGATCGAGTACGACTCGGCCGAGACCTCCTTCCTACCCAGCGTTGAGGTTCCTCTGGACGAGGAGAACGCAAGGAAGGTCATGCGGGTCATCGACGCGCTCGAGGACTCCGACGACGTGCAGAACGTTTACAGCAACGCTGACATCCCCGACGAGGTGCTCGAGAAGGCCAGCTGA
- a CDS encoding DUF4282 domain-containing protein: MTPPSDNPHEYGQQYGWSQQPGGSSHQDGPGAPPPQPPGPGRPQSTDWAGGLSGLFDFDFSEFITAKVIRILYILGMVLIGLLALGNLVSSITMMATGMSVFNGVLWFLLTPVIAVVATVLLRVGLELLIVVFRISDDISALRRRNGV; this comes from the coding sequence ATGACCCCCCCGAGCGACAACCCTCACGAGTACGGGCAACAGTACGGCTGGTCGCAACAGCCGGGTGGCTCGTCGCACCAGGACGGACCGGGGGCACCGCCGCCGCAGCCACCGGGCCCGGGCAGGCCCCAGTCCACGGACTGGGCCGGAGGGCTCAGCGGTCTCTTCGACTTCGACTTTTCCGAGTTCATCACCGCGAAGGTCATCAGGATCCTCTACATCCTCGGGATGGTCCTCATCGGGCTCCTGGCGCTGGGCAACCTCGTCTCCTCGATAACGATGATGGCCACCGGCATGTCCGTGTTCAACGGAGTGCTCTGGTTCCTGCTCACCCCGGTGATCGCCGTGGTCGCCACGGTCCTGTTGCGTGTGGGGCTGGAGCTGCTGATCGTGGTGTTCCGGATCAGTGACGACATCTCCGCTCTTCGTCGGCGGAACGGCGTGTGA
- the ruvC gene encoding crossover junction endodeoxyribonuclease RuvC: MRVLGIDPGLTRCGLGVVDGALGRRLSFVTAGAVRTSSDWELSERLLGIERGVQSWLDEYCPDAVAVERVFAQHNVSTVMGTAQASAVAITCAARGGLPVASYTPSEVKAAVTGSGRAEKQQVQAMVARLLALEAAPKPADAADAAALAMCHIWRGGAQDRIARAQQEFHRKAGTARRARGV; this comes from the coding sequence ATGCGGGTTCTGGGAATCGATCCGGGACTTACCCGGTGTGGCCTCGGTGTCGTCGACGGCGCTCTCGGCCGGAGGCTGTCGTTCGTGACGGCCGGTGCCGTGCGTACCAGCTCGGACTGGGAACTGTCCGAACGGCTGCTCGGCATCGAGCGCGGCGTGCAGTCATGGCTCGACGAGTACTGTCCCGACGCTGTCGCCGTCGAGCGCGTGTTCGCGCAGCACAACGTCAGCACGGTGATGGGAACGGCCCAGGCGAGTGCCGTGGCCATCACGTGTGCCGCTCGTGGCGGGCTTCCCGTGGCCTCGTACACGCCCAGTGAGGTCAAGGCGGCGGTAACGGGCAGCGGGAGGGCGGAGAAGCAGCAGGTCCAGGCCATGGTGGCGCGACTGCTCGCGCTCGAGGCAGCGCCCAAGCCCGCTGACGCGGCTGACGCGGCGGCGTTGGCGATGTGCCACATTTGGCGCGGTGGGGCCCAGGACCGGATCGCCCGCGCCCAGCAGGAGTTCCACCGCAAAGCGGGGACAGCACGACGCGCTCGCGGCGTGTGA
- the ruvA gene encoding Holliday junction branch migration protein RuvA has product MIASLSGRVATRGAETAVLEVGGVGLTVQCTPTTLAGLRVGETATVATSLVVREDSLTLFGFADGDERDVFEQVQAVGGVGPRLALAMLAVHPPDALRRAVAAEDTAALTRVPGIGKKGAQRIVLELREKLAPPEDEGTTATEQQAIPATAAWRPQVVSGLVNLGWSNRDAEAAADAVASEAEDPQADVASLLRSALRKLSRV; this is encoded by the coding sequence GTGATCGCGTCCCTGAGCGGGCGTGTCGCCACTCGCGGAGCCGAGACGGCGGTGCTCGAAGTGGGAGGTGTCGGCCTGACCGTACAGTGCACCCCCACGACCCTCGCTGGTCTGCGCGTGGGTGAGACGGCAACGGTGGCCACCTCACTGGTCGTGCGGGAGGACTCCCTCACCCTGTTCGGGTTCGCTGACGGGGACGAACGGGACGTGTTCGAGCAGGTGCAGGCGGTGGGAGGCGTTGGTCCTCGCCTCGCTCTGGCCATGCTGGCCGTTCACCCGCCGGACGCGCTGCGTCGCGCGGTCGCTGCTGAGGACACGGCGGCCCTCACCCGGGTGCCCGGGATCGGTAAGAAAGGCGCGCAGCGGATCGTTCTGGAACTGCGGGAGAAGTTGGCCCCGCCGGAGGACGAAGGCACGACCGCCACAGAGCAGCAGGCCATTCCCGCCACGGCGGCCTGGCGGCCACAGGTCGTCTCCGGCCTGGTGAACCTGGGATGGTCCAACCGGGACGCCGAGGCCGCGGCCGATGCTGTCGCGTCCGAGGCCGAGGATCCGCAGGCCGATGTCGCGTCCCTGCTGCGCAGCGCGCTGCGCAAACTGAGCCGCGTGTAG
- the ruvB gene encoding Holliday junction branch migration DNA helicase RuvB: MAEQRDVVSPDAEVDEHAVESALRPKRLDDFVGQGRVREQLSLVLHSAQQRSSVPDHILMSGGPGLGKTTIAMIVAAELGAPLRITSGPAIERSGDLAAVLSTLQEGEVLFLDEIHRMARPAEEMLYVAMEDLRVDVVVGKGPGATAVPIDIAPFTLVGATTRAGLLPAPLRDRFGFVAHMDFYRSDELELILRRSAEMLAVELDRDAAAEIAGRSRGTPRIANRLLRRVRDYAEVRGDGRLTVSTARSALALYEVDEQGLDRLDREVLDALLRRFRGGPVGLSTLAVSVGEEPETVEVVAEPFLVRSGYVARTPRGRVATPEAWSHMGVTPPSDAAFGAAALVEQDQEET; this comes from the coding sequence ATGGCCGAACAACGTGATGTGGTCTCCCCCGACGCCGAGGTGGACGAGCACGCTGTCGAGAGCGCGCTACGGCCCAAACGGTTGGACGACTTCGTCGGCCAGGGCCGGGTGCGGGAGCAGCTGTCCCTGGTGCTGCACAGCGCACAACAACGCAGCAGTGTTCCCGACCACATCCTCATGTCCGGCGGCCCCGGGTTGGGGAAGACGACGATCGCCATGATCGTGGCGGCGGAACTGGGAGCGCCGTTGCGGATCACCTCCGGCCCGGCCATCGAGCGCTCCGGGGACCTCGCTGCCGTGCTGTCCACCCTCCAGGAGGGCGAGGTGCTGTTCCTGGACGAGATCCACCGTATGGCGCGGCCGGCGGAGGAGATGCTGTACGTGGCCATGGAGGATCTCCGGGTCGACGTCGTCGTGGGGAAGGGACCCGGAGCAACCGCGGTTCCGATCGACATAGCACCGTTCACGCTGGTCGGAGCGACGACCAGAGCGGGTTTGCTGCCGGCGCCGTTGCGCGACCGGTTCGGGTTCGTGGCGCACATGGACTTCTACCGTTCCGACGAGCTGGAGCTCATCCTGCGCCGTTCCGCGGAGATGCTCGCCGTCGAGCTGGATCGGGACGCCGCGGCGGAGATCGCCGGACGGTCCCGGGGGACGCCGCGGATCGCCAACCGCCTGTTGCGGCGGGTGCGTGACTACGCCGAGGTGCGTGGGGACGGCAGGTTGACCGTGTCGACGGCGCGTTCCGCCCTGGCCTTGTACGAGGTGGACGAACAGGGCCTGGACCGGCTGGACCGGGAGGTGCTGGACGCTCTGCTGCGTCGCTTCCGCGGCGGTCCGGTCGGGCTGTCGACGCTGGCGGTGTCGGTGGGGGAGGAACCGGAGACCGTCGAGGTGGTGGCCGAACCGTTCCTGGTGCGTTCCGGTTACGTGGCGCGTACGCCGCGGGGTCGGGTCGCCACCCCCGAAGCGTGGTCGCACATGGGAGTCACACCGCCGTCGGACGCCGCTTTCGGCGCGGCCGCTCTCGTGGAGCAGGACCAGGAAGAGACGTGA
- the yajC gene encoding preprotein translocase subunit YajC — MQGHYILLADAADAGGESILQMIWPIALIILVFWLLFWRPQQKRRQQEQKMQSTLQPGAEVLTKAGFYGTVVEVRDNEVELEISPGARIRMMKAGIGEVITPNDGISDDTPVEDRPDFPGDDRPSS; from the coding sequence GTGCAGGGCCATTACATTCTCCTCGCCGACGCCGCCGACGCAGGTGGCGAGAGCATTCTCCAGATGATCTGGCCGATCGCGCTCATCATCCTGGTCTTCTGGCTGCTCTTCTGGCGCCCGCAGCAGAAGCGCCGCCAGCAGGAACAGAAGATGCAGTCCACACTGCAGCCGGGTGCGGAAGTGCTCACCAAGGCGGGATTCTACGGAACCGTGGTGGAGGTGCGGGACAACGAGGTGGAGCTCGAGATCTCGCCCGGTGCACGGATCAGGATGATGAAAGCCGGAATCGGTGAAGTGATCACTCCGAACGACGGCATATCCGACGACACCCCGGTGGAGGACCGGCCGGACTTCCCCGGTGACGACCGCCCCTCCTCGTAG
- a CDS encoding adenine phosphoribosyltransferase, protein MPVNVADTITSGTRDIPDYPQPGVMFKDITPLLADPRAFRAVVDALVARYRDAGVTIDTVVGLEARGFILAAPVAIGLGAGFVPIRKAGKLPAKTHSETYDLEYGTATVEMHTDAIASGSRVLIVDDVLATGGTAQAAVELVRRAGGSVVEFSVPLELGFLRGREKLTDVDVCALAVA, encoded by the coding sequence ATGCCTGTGAACGTGGCCGACACCATCACGTCGGGTACGCGCGATATCCCCGATTACCCCCAGCCGGGTGTGATGTTCAAGGACATCACCCCGCTTCTGGCCGACCCCCGAGCGTTTCGCGCGGTCGTCGACGCCCTTGTCGCCCGGTACCGGGACGCGGGTGTCACCATCGACACTGTGGTGGGGCTGGAAGCGCGCGGGTTCATCCTCGCGGCCCCGGTCGCCATCGGGCTCGGAGCCGGCTTCGTTCCGATCCGCAAAGCTGGGAAACTTCCTGCGAAGACGCACAGTGAGACGTATGATCTGGAGTACGGGACAGCGACGGTTGAGATGCATACGGATGCCATCGCGTCCGGAAGCCGCGTCCTGATTGTCGACGATGTCCTGGCCACGGGTGGCACCGCGCAGGCCGCGGTGGAACTGGTCCGCAGAGCGGGTGGTAGTGTCGTGGAATTCTCGGTTCCGTTGGAACTCGGTTTCCTCCGGGGTCGGGAGAAACTGACGGACGTGGACGTGTGCGCGCTCGCCGTGGCGTGA
- a CDS encoding RelA/SpoT family protein, with translation MNPVLEPLIKTVRATHPKVDVRLIERAYEVAAYRHQEQTRKSGDPYITHPLAVATILAELGMQEATLAAALLHDTVEDTNYTLEQLRSEFGDEIAELVDGVTKLDKVKYGEATQAETVRKMVVAMSRDIKVLVIKLCDRLHNMRTLRYLPQEKREKKARETLEIFAPLAHRLGMNTIKWELEDLAFATIYPKRFDEIARLVAERAPRRDVYLQDVIEAVSGDLREAKIKATVRGRPKHYYSIYQKMIARDCSFDEIYDLVAVRVLVDSVRDCYAALGTIHARWNPVPGRFKDYIAMPKFNMYQSLHTTVIGPSGNPVELQIRTRAMHRRAEYGIAAHWKYKEERGNGGEDGGKKGAGDMAWLRQLIDWQQETKDPGEFLESLRFDLSVQEVFVFTPQGDVISLPQGATTVDFAYAVHTEVGHRTVGARVNGRLVALESELHNGETVEILTAKTSDAGPSRDWLNFVKSARARNKIRQWFTKERREQAIDRGKEAIAKVMRKQELPIKRMFSGEALLALARDLRYSDVDSLYAAVGEGNIGAQNVVQKLVDSLGGIAGAEEDIAESSAPMHARSRQRSAADPGVTVEGNSDVWVRLSRCCTPVPGDDIVGFVTRGNGVSVHRRDCVNTRTLDSSRMVQVEWQPTEDSMFLVALQVEALDRSRLLSDITRVLSDQHVNILSATVHTGRDRVALSQFTFEMADPTHLGHVLKAVRRVDGVYDVYRMKN, from the coding sequence ATGAACCCGGTTCTCGAACCACTGATCAAGACCGTGCGGGCGACCCACCCGAAGGTCGACGTGCGTCTCATCGAACGCGCCTACGAGGTCGCCGCGTACCGGCACCAGGAGCAGACGCGCAAGAGCGGCGACCCCTACATCACCCACCCTCTGGCCGTCGCCACGATCCTCGCCGAGCTCGGCATGCAGGAGGCCACGCTGGCCGCTGCCCTGCTGCACGACACGGTCGAGGACACCAACTACACGCTGGAGCAGCTGCGCTCCGAGTTCGGTGACGAGATCGCCGAGCTCGTGGACGGTGTGACCAAGCTGGACAAGGTCAAGTACGGGGAGGCGACCCAGGCCGAAACCGTACGCAAGATGGTCGTCGCCATGTCGCGCGACATCAAGGTGCTGGTCATAAAGCTGTGCGACCGACTGCACAACATGCGGACCCTGCGCTACCTCCCCCAGGAGAAACGCGAGAAGAAAGCGCGGGAGACCCTGGAGATCTTCGCTCCCCTGGCACACCGCCTGGGCATGAACACCATCAAATGGGAGCTGGAGGACCTGGCCTTCGCCACGATCTACCCCAAGCGCTTCGACGAGATCGCGCGGCTGGTGGCGGAACGCGCCCCGCGCCGCGACGTCTACCTCCAGGACGTTATCGAGGCGGTCTCCGGGGACCTGCGAGAGGCGAAGATCAAGGCCACGGTGCGGGGGCGCCCCAAGCACTACTACTCCATCTACCAGAAGATGATCGCCCGGGACTGCAGCTTCGACGAGATCTACGACCTCGTCGCGGTCCGGGTGCTGGTCGACAGCGTCCGGGACTGTTACGCGGCCCTGGGTACCATCCACGCGCGGTGGAACCCTGTTCCCGGCCGGTTCAAGGACTACATCGCCATGCCGAAGTTCAACATGTACCAGTCGTTGCACACGACGGTCATCGGACCTTCCGGCAACCCGGTGGAGCTGCAGATCCGGACGCGGGCGATGCACCGCCGGGCCGAGTACGGCATCGCCGCGCACTGGAAGTACAAGGAAGAGCGCGGCAACGGGGGAGAGGACGGCGGTAAGAAGGGCGCCGGGGACATGGCCTGGCTGCGCCAGCTCATCGACTGGCAGCAGGAGACCAAGGACCCGGGGGAGTTCCTCGAGTCGTTGCGTTTCGACCTCTCGGTGCAGGAGGTGTTCGTCTTCACCCCGCAGGGGGACGTGATATCCCTGCCGCAGGGCGCCACCACCGTGGACTTCGCCTACGCCGTGCACACCGAGGTCGGCCACCGGACGGTGGGAGCCCGCGTCAACGGTCGGCTGGTCGCGCTGGAGAGCGAGCTGCACAACGGCGAGACCGTGGAGATCCTCACCGCGAAAACCTCCGACGCGGGGCCCAGCCGTGACTGGTTGAACTTCGTCAAGAGCGCGCGGGCCCGGAACAAGATCCGGCAGTGGTTCACCAAGGAACGCCGCGAGCAGGCGATCGACCGCGGCAAGGAAGCCATCGCCAAGGTGATGCGCAAACAGGAACTTCCGATAAAGCGGATGTTCAGTGGTGAAGCGCTTCTCGCCCTTGCCCGCGACCTGCGCTACAGCGACGTGGACTCGCTCTACGCGGCGGTGGGCGAGGGAAACATCGGCGCGCAGAACGTCGTACAGAAGCTTGTGGACTCCCTGGGAGGCATCGCCGGGGCGGAGGAGGACATCGCCGAGTCCTCAGCGCCCATGCACGCCCGCTCGCGGCAGCGCTCGGCGGCTGACCCGGGGGTCACCGTGGAGGGGAACTCCGACGTGTGGGTGCGGCTCTCCCGGTGCTGCACCCCTGTTCCCGGGGACGACATCGTCGGGTTCGTGACGCGGGGGAACGGTGTCTCCGTGCACCGGCGCGACTGTGTGAACACCCGGACCCTGGACTCGTCGCGAATGGTGCAGGTGGAGTGGCAGCCCACGGAAGACTCCATGTTCCTGGTCGCCCTCCAGGTGGAAGCACTGGACCGTTCCCGGCTGCTCTCCGACATCACCCGGGTCCTGTCCGACCAGCACGTCAATATTCTCTCCGCCACCGTGCACACCGGCAGGGACCGGGTGGCGCTGAGCCAGTTCACCTTTGAGATGGCTGATCCCACACACCTCGGTCACGTCCTCAAGGCCGTCCGCCGGGTCGACGGTGTCTACGACGTCTATCGCATGAAGAACTGA
- a CDS encoding cupin domain-containing protein, whose translation MRKFSLEALARKHGEAAASAPAGRSSETFYGGHERVLRQTLIALSAGHSMVNHLSPAEATLLVIRGRVRMTAGGHSWEGRYSDVLIIPETEHEIEAVDDATVVLTVAMPPAQ comes from the coding sequence ATGAGGAAATTCTCGTTGGAGGCGCTGGCTCGCAAGCACGGGGAGGCGGCGGCGTCGGCCCCGGCCGGCCGTAGCTCGGAGACGTTCTACGGCGGACACGAGCGCGTACTGCGCCAGACCCTGATCGCGCTGTCCGCCGGGCACTCGATGGTGAACCATCTCAGCCCGGCGGAGGCGACGCTGCTGGTCATACGGGGAAGGGTGCGAATGACCGCGGGAGGGCACTCATGGGAGGGGCGCTACTCCGACGTGCTCATCATCCCCGAAACCGAGCACGAGATCGAAGCGGTCGACGACGCCACGGTTGTCCTCACCGTCGCCATGCCACCTGCCCAGTAG
- a CDS encoding DUF349 domain-containing protein, with amino-acid sequence MTTDPWGRVDDDGTVYVRTSEGERVVGSWQAGAPEEALAFFRRKYDALVTEIDLLEKRLSTTDLAASSALASVEKLRGNVREASAVGDLDALTRRLDELAERIEQRRVEQKQEQERAREEARGVKERIAAEAERVAEETTHWKSGGERMRQLVDEWKAAPRTDRSTEQALWKRMSAARNTFSKRRKAYFANLDQQREQVRQEKERIVVEAESLADSTDWGPTSGRYRDLMQQWKASGRADRSSEEQLWSRFKAAQDQFFQARNAAFAERDAELRENAEAKEKLLTQAREELPAITDPREARARLRSFQEAWEEIGPVPRNSRDKIEGAFRKLEDSVRKAEDHEWQRTNPEARARAEATVSQLRDSIAQLESRLHTARENGDGSKVSEIEETIATQRSWLDEAERALSEMS; translated from the coding sequence GTGACCACGGACCCCTGGGGCCGCGTAGACGACGACGGCACGGTCTACGTCCGCACGAGCGAGGGCGAACGGGTCGTCGGGTCATGGCAAGCCGGCGCCCCCGAGGAGGCACTCGCGTTCTTCCGCCGCAAGTACGACGCGTTGGTGACCGAGATTGACCTGTTGGAAAAGCGGTTGTCCACGACCGACCTGGCTGCCTCGTCGGCGTTGGCCAGTGTGGAGAAGCTCCGCGGGAACGTACGCGAAGCCTCCGCAGTGGGCGATCTGGACGCTCTCACCCGGCGGCTGGACGAGCTCGCCGAACGGATCGAGCAGCGCCGTGTCGAGCAGAAGCAGGAACAGGAACGTGCCCGCGAGGAGGCCCGCGGGGTCAAGGAACGGATCGCGGCCGAGGCGGAACGCGTCGCCGAGGAGACCACGCACTGGAAGTCCGGGGGCGAGCGGATGCGCCAGCTCGTCGACGAGTGGAAGGCGGCCCCGCGGACCGACCGCTCCACCGAGCAGGCACTGTGGAAGCGCATGTCGGCGGCGCGCAACACTTTCTCCAAGCGTCGGAAAGCCTACTTCGCCAACCTGGACCAACAGCGGGAACAGGTTCGCCAGGAGAAGGAACGCATCGTCGTCGAAGCCGAGTCGCTGGCGGACTCCACCGACTGGGGCCCCACGTCGGGCCGGTACCGCGACCTCATGCAGCAGTGGAAAGCCAGCGGCCGCGCCGACCGTTCCAGCGAGGAGCAGCTGTGGTCCCGCTTCAAGGCTGCCCAGGACCAGTTTTTCCAGGCGCGCAATGCGGCGTTCGCGGAACGCGACGCCGAGCTGCGGGAGAACGCCGAGGCCAAGGAGAAGCTCCTCACGCAGGCACGCGAGGAACTGCCCGCCATAACGGACCCGCGCGAGGCGCGCGCCCGGCTGCGCAGCTTCCAGGAGGCCTGGGAGGAGATCGGGCCGGTTCCGCGTAACTCACGCGACAAGATCGAGGGAGCCTTCCGCAAGCTCGAGGACAGTGTCCGCAAGGCCGAGGACCACGAGTGGCAACGCACCAATCCGGAGGCCCGGGCCCGCGCCGAGGCGACCGTCTCCCAACTGCGCGACTCGATAGCGCAGCTGGAGAGCAGACTGCACACCGCCCGGGAGAACGGCGACGGCAGTAAGGTCAGTGAGATCGAGGAGACCATCGCCACCCAGCGGTCCTGGTTGGACGAGGCCGAACGCGCTCTGTCCGAGATGAGCTGA
- a CDS encoding MBL fold metallo-hydrolase, whose amino-acid sequence MLVDAYPAGPLAANCYVVAPAAGAECVVIDPGQDASRGLAELLTRHDLTPAAVLLTHGHFDHVMSAAHTCAAYSVPVCVHPEDRELLTDPAKGLDPALAGQLSALLGDVDMREPADVTEIADGDALPYAGLEITVAHAPGHTPGSVAYAVSAETERTPALFTGDLLFAGGIGRTDFPGGDHAAILRSLRDTCLSRPDDTVVHPGHGPQSTVGRERATNPFLQEIAAS is encoded by the coding sequence TTGCTGGTTGACGCTTACCCCGCCGGGCCGCTCGCAGCGAACTGCTACGTGGTGGCGCCTGCCGCAGGTGCCGAGTGCGTCGTCATCGACCCGGGGCAGGACGCCAGCCGGGGGTTGGCGGAGCTGCTCACCCGGCACGACCTCACTCCGGCGGCAGTGCTGCTCACCCACGGCCACTTCGACCACGTCATGTCGGCGGCACACACGTGTGCGGCTTACAGCGTTCCCGTGTGCGTCCATCCCGAGGACCGGGAGCTGCTCACCGATCCCGCGAAGGGACTCGACCCGGCGCTGGCGGGCCAGCTTTCCGCTCTGCTGGGAGACGTGGACATGCGCGAACCCGCCGATGTGACAGAGATCGCTGACGGGGACGCGCTCCCCTACGCGGGACTGGAGATCACCGTCGCCCATGCCCCCGGGCACACGCCCGGCTCGGTGGCCTATGCCGTCTCCGCGGAGACGGAGCGGACCCCGGCGCTGTTCACCGGTGACCTGTTGTTCGCGGGTGGTATCGGCAGGACCGACTTCCCCGGTGGGGACCATGCCGCCATCCTGCGGAGCCTGCGCGACACCTGCCTCTCCCGCCCGGATGACACGGTCGTCCACCCTGGACACGGTCCGCAGAGCACCGTCGGTCGGGAACGCGCCACCAATCCGTTCCTGCAGGAGATCGCTGCTTCCTGA